Proteins encoded in a region of the Pseudothermotoga elfii DSM 9442 = NBRC 107921 genome:
- a CDS encoding alpha-amylase family protein, producing MIEKISIRPGKSGYCIPKIWLLKDYGGEVKIESGKAFVEPSQYFHSVIQWILEKKESGVDYTKSVSLQKGITDRSWIKSAIVYSCLPRCTAAYNHKGFGRFEVDDIFGYRESGTFLKMIALLPHFYRLGVNTLYLLPITESSNLFRKGEIGSPYSVKDFLKIDPLYHDPLLDGWNVEDEFLAFVEACHILGIRVLMDFIPRTAARDCNLILNHPEWFYWIKVDELVNYLPPVIPELGFCQPTKEIMQKLYDRPEIRNHLKKFCFDPKTTDPEKWDKLRREITDQSLIPAIIRHFGMMTAPGFSDWINDPQPTWDDVTFLRLYMDHPFTASGKVGSDHPPYVLFDVIKSSNFPGKVPNLELWNYIASIIPHFQKKYGIDGIRLDMGHALPDQLQQLIIKNARDHDPSFVFIAEELEMHRSKEARESGYDAIIGNSWWMLPRIPDKAYEFIQSESLRVELPYIAAAETPDTPRIFSRDNGKYRFLIPFLCCFAPNGIFMINSGQEIEETQPMNLGLDNNACGRFTLACGDEFQGKLAFFDHYVLHWKDSEIVGFLSELSKLRNMFSDLILHGVYRPVYLSWQDGKTANISYWNEHNGVIVIANLDANERTMEIDLEKTCNVSSATKIRSWRYGEWFEENADKIIRCSLKGYDFALYEVSYNLVVKT from the coding sequence ATGATCGAAAAGATATCTATAAGACCTGGAAAATCTGGTTATTGCATTCCAAAAATATGGCTTTTAAAAGATTACGGCGGAGAAGTGAAAATAGAATCTGGTAAGGCATTTGTAGAACCATCTCAGTATTTTCATTCTGTTATTCAATGGATCTTGGAGAAAAAGGAAAGCGGTGTTGATTATACGAAATCTGTGAGTTTGCAGAAAGGTATAACAGATCGAAGCTGGATAAAAAGTGCGATTGTATATTCCTGCCTTCCACGATGCACTGCTGCTTATAACCACAAAGGATTTGGAAGATTTGAAGTTGATGATATATTTGGTTATCGTGAATCGGGAACTTTTTTGAAAATGATAGCCCTGCTTCCACATTTTTACAGACTTGGTGTGAATACTCTGTATTTGCTGCCAATCACCGAAAGTAGTAATCTGTTCAGAAAAGGTGAGATTGGTTCACCTTATTCTGTAAAAGATTTTCTCAAAATTGATCCTCTGTACCATGATCCGCTTCTCGATGGCTGGAATGTTGAAGACGAGTTTTTGGCTTTTGTGGAAGCATGTCACATACTGGGTATAAGAGTTTTAATGGATTTTATACCAAGAACTGCTGCAAGAGATTGCAATTTGATACTGAACCATCCGGAGTGGTTTTACTGGATAAAAGTTGATGAACTTGTTAACTATCTTCCTCCTGTTATTCCAGAACTTGGTTTCTGCCAGCCAACAAAGGAAATTATGCAAAAATTGTATGATCGTCCTGAAATAAGAAATCATCTGAAAAAATTCTGCTTTGATCCCAAAACAACAGATCCTGAGAAATGGGATAAGCTCAGACGGGAAATTACTGATCAAAGCCTTATTCCAGCTATAATAAGGCATTTTGGTATGATGACAGCACCAGGTTTCTCGGACTGGATAAATGATCCGCAACCAACGTGGGATGACGTAACTTTCCTGAGGTTGTACATGGATCATCCATTCACCGCATCGGGAAAAGTTGGGTCAGATCACCCCCCCTATGTGCTTTTTGATGTAATAAAGTCAAGCAATTTCCCGGGAAAAGTTCCAAATTTAGAACTCTGGAATTATATTGCATCTATTATCCCTCATTTTCAAAAAAAGTACGGAATAGATGGTATCAGGCTGGATATGGGGCATGCCTTACCGGATCAATTACAGCAATTGATAATAAAGAATGCAAGAGATCACGATCCATCCTTTGTTTTCATCGCAGAAGAACTTGAAATGCACCGGTCTAAGGAAGCCAGAGAATCCGGATATGATGCAATAATTGGGAATAGCTGGTGGATGCTCCCAAGAATTCCAGATAAAGCCTATGAGTTCATCCAGTCTGAATCCCTGCGCGTAGAATTACCTTATATTGCCGCTGCAGAAACACCGGATACGCCAAGAATATTTTCCAGAGATAATGGTAAATACAGGTTTTTGATACCATTTTTGTGTTGTTTTGCTCCAAATGGGATATTTATGATCAACTCTGGTCAGGAAATTGAGGAAACCCAGCCCATGAATCTCGGACTGGACAACAATGCATGTGGTAGGTTCACTCTCGCTTGCGGAGATGAATTTCAGGGCAAGCTTGCCTTTTTTGACCATTATGTGCTTCACTGGAAAGATTCGGAGATCGTTGGATTTTTATCAGAACTAAGCAAATTGAGAAATATGTTTTCTGATTTGATTTTGCATGGTGTTTACAGGCCTGTTTACCTGAGTTGGCAGGATGGTAAAACTGCCAATATTTCTTACTGGAATGAGCATAATGGCGTTATTGTCATTGCAAATCTTGACGCTAATGAAAGAACAATGGAGATAGATTTAGAGAAAACATGCAACGTAAGCTCGGCAACAAAAATACGATCCTGGAGATATGGTGAATGGTTTGAAGAGAATGCCGATAAAATTATTCGGTGCTCTCTAAAAGGATATGATTTTGCGCTTTATGAAGTTAGTTATAACTTGGTGGTGAAAACGTGA
- a CDS encoding ATP-binding protein: MRNLKIKELNVEGFGKFHDFKIEFHDGINLVVGPNESGKTTLYKFIVSALSELPQEDFHRYKPWNFDKFGGSISLIDPDRELKLQDNPVVDRKYLESLCLLSDEDDNVEFLKVDEVVVAKLRNKMSKLEEAEKINSLLKKIPLFEERLLAALKNIDEQIKSIESAVHELRKKRESLFTAYANRLYLEERLENLKETERDIRNQIKEIQDQINKEIEKIKKEAEENLRSLRIKLEREKNLPVISLEEYNHVIKLNERLESYEQKLQELQSLLEKLSSQRTEIQEQLDRIKKDLVWEDDLEKIKLRIKNIELRYNLLESKADQLKDYSNEYQSMWENFENEGDKVLRLVESEFPTSVELEIKQINNKLKFIEEEVLKRKSRTKLLRTLSILMAFSAVSLLVFGFLMSSLWFYPSATLATGSVIAFFLLFRSIRKLEDDDEQKLKLQLELRSIEKRRNSAVQRILKAFNVESIEALKEAYQKYQSWRSEKDQMEKLRQKISEDQKEVVSELEIFGAKDINDVPSILIRLNELVKVWEKNQVVLANLQQSIEKVRSDIESVVNQISDIRLELESSIDRIGLQDLGELEDAFKRNYTIDELEKKMNYLTRMIGYLKDGNIASLLADEPSLADLVNRKEELEDNLERLSHEMEYIIKELSKVNLQVSNLFHPEQIVGLLHDLSVKNVEKKAYSRQRIQLAKIRHVLERELDILTGSYADKFSKLLCDLFSRFSELAQDLYVEKDLSIKLFVKSSFMEVTRSLSKASQDQLAFCYKLALYETLQPAENLPLIIDNFPIRFDKIRLRTAIDILKEKSQNRQIILFTSDVRIPEFFGIEPVLELSS; the protein is encoded by the coding sequence GTGAGAAATCTGAAAATAAAAGAGCTAAATGTAGAAGGATTTGGTAAATTCCATGACTTTAAGATCGAATTTCACGATGGGATAAATCTTGTGGTTGGACCGAACGAATCCGGCAAAACGACATTGTATAAATTTATTGTCTCTGCGCTGAGTGAACTGCCTCAAGAAGATTTTCATCGATACAAACCATGGAATTTTGATAAGTTCGGTGGCTCAATATCTCTGATTGATCCTGATAGAGAATTGAAGTTACAGGATAATCCCGTAGTTGATAGAAAATATCTCGAATCACTGTGCTTGCTTTCAGATGAAGATGACAATGTCGAATTTCTGAAAGTTGACGAGGTTGTGGTGGCAAAATTGAGAAACAAAATGAGCAAGCTGGAAGAAGCTGAAAAGATAAATTCTCTGTTGAAGAAAATCCCGTTATTTGAAGAAAGATTGCTTGCGGCATTAAAAAATATAGATGAGCAGATAAAATCCATAGAATCAGCTGTTCATGAACTAAGAAAGAAAAGAGAATCTCTTTTCACAGCTTACGCAAATAGATTGTACTTAGAAGAAAGGCTTGAGAATTTAAAAGAAACAGAAAGAGATATCAGAAATCAAATTAAAGAAATCCAGGACCAGATCAATAAAGAAATTGAGAAAATCAAAAAAGAAGCAGAGGAAAATTTGAGATCTCTCAGGATAAAGCTCGAAAGGGAGAAAAACTTGCCAGTTATCTCACTGGAGGAATATAATCACGTGATAAAGCTAAATGAGCGGTTGGAATCTTATGAACAGAAGTTGCAGGAGCTTCAATCTCTCTTAGAAAAACTTTCCAGTCAGCGCACAGAGATACAAGAACAGCTGGATCGAATAAAAAAAGATCTTGTCTGGGAAGATGATCTTGAAAAAATAAAGTTGAGAATAAAAAATATCGAATTGAGATACAATCTGCTGGAGAGTAAGGCAGATCAGTTGAAAGATTACAGTAATGAATATCAATCTATGTGGGAAAATTTTGAAAATGAGGGTGATAAGGTTCTTCGACTTGTTGAATCAGAATTTCCAACTTCTGTGGAACTTGAGATCAAGCAAATCAACAATAAATTAAAATTTATTGAAGAAGAGGTGCTAAAGCGTAAGAGCAGAACAAAATTACTTCGAACGCTCAGTATTCTTATGGCTTTTTCTGCTGTATCTTTACTTGTATTTGGATTCCTGATGAGCTCTCTTTGGTTTTATCCGTCAGCAACTCTCGCCACTGGTTCGGTAATAGCATTTTTTCTTCTTTTTAGATCAATAAGAAAATTAGAAGATGACGATGAACAGAAATTAAAATTGCAACTTGAATTGCGTTCTATAGAAAAGCGTAGAAATTCAGCTGTTCAAAGAATTCTCAAAGCTTTCAATGTGGAAAGCATAGAAGCGCTAAAAGAAGCCTATCAGAAATATCAAAGTTGGAGATCTGAAAAAGATCAAATGGAAAAGTTGCGCCAGAAGATCTCTGAAGATCAAAAAGAAGTGGTATCTGAGCTTGAAATATTCGGTGCGAAAGATATAAACGATGTTCCTAGTATCCTGATAAGGCTCAATGAATTGGTCAAAGTCTGGGAAAAAAATCAGGTTGTACTGGCAAATTTGCAACAATCGATAGAAAAGGTAAGATCTGATATTGAATCAGTAGTAAACCAGATTTCAGACATCAGGCTTGAGCTTGAATCAAGCATCGATAGAATAGGCCTTCAGGACCTTGGCGAATTAGAAGATGCGTTTAAAAGAAATTACACGATTGACGAGCTGGAGAAAAAGATGAATTATCTTACGAGAATGATTGGATACCTTAAGGATGGAAACATTGCATCATTGCTTGCAGATGAACCTTCTCTGGCTGATCTTGTTAATAGAAAAGAAGAGCTTGAAGATAATTTAGAAAGATTATCACATGAAATGGAGTATATTATAAAAGAATTGAGCAAGGTGAACTTACAGGTTTCAAATTTGTTCCATCCAGAACAGATAGTTGGTTTATTGCATGATCTTTCTGTTAAAAATGTCGAAAAGAAGGCTTATTCAAGGCAGAGAATCCAGCTCGCTAAAATCAGACATGTTCTGGAAAGAGAGCTTGATATCCTTACTGGCTCTTATGCAGACAAATTTTCAAAGTTGTTGTGTGACCTCTTTTCACGTTTTTCGGAGCTCGCGCAAGATCTTTATGTGGAAAAAGATCTCTCGATAAAGTTATTTGTGAAAAGTTCTTTCATGGAGGTAACCCGTTCTCTGAGTAAAGCATCACAGGATCAGTTAGCCTTTTGTTACAAACTCGCACTTTACGAAACATTGCAGCCCGCAGAGAATTTGCCACTCATTATAGACAATTTTCCTATTAGATTCGACAAAATTAGACTTCGCACAGCCATAGATATATTGAAAGAGAAATCTCAAAACAGACAAATTATACTTTTCACAAGTGATGTGAGAATTCCTGAATTTTTTGGCATAGAACCAGTTCTGGAGTTGTCAAGTTAG
- a CDS encoding sensor domain-containing diguanylate cyclase has translation MNNLKKSTQWTLLILLNAVILFFFRFNFPNLTDIIFVVYAAIAFTVAENHLDLMISLSIVLAHAVYTETTFSPLIVPLGILLSVRRSSLINKIQTALIYFPIFSISVLITYRLQNEYLRMSILTALVLICQIFLDKKLSIITERMLYSITLIIVSSVLEIAGNLQTTVPAIAIYPALFLIYLRFLQIHSTMDQQKIEHQKLSNFRSKLATIINLTMSVNQKSTIEQSLFELASAISHITGYRYVLINILNRETGFIMRIAHYGLNQKEFDRLKSNPPTVEYISKFMQQRFKVSNSYFIPEGALDLPAEYVAVLIDSNEFEKPDAWRPQDMLIIPIYNPHGEIVGYISVDAPEHGRRPSVEDIQVMELIANQAYRLLERSEVYQNIVVRRSYDPHTLLLSHSAFLGLLETEAKNGENFAVAILDIDDLTKINIQHGHETGDRIIEKIADVLRMRVRKSDFVARYGGGEFAILLRNVSKSKSLEIIDRILDEIRHIEDAIKVTVSAGIGIFPEHGNNYLEVINHALKALEVAKKSGKDRFMVL, from the coding sequence GTGAACAATCTGAAAAAATCAACTCAATGGACGCTGTTGATCCTGTTAAATGCTGTGATTTTATTTTTCTTTCGTTTTAATTTTCCAAATCTGACAGATATAATTTTTGTTGTTTATGCGGCTATTGCCTTTACTGTTGCTGAAAATCATCTTGATCTTATGATTTCTCTTTCCATTGTTTTGGCCCACGCAGTGTACACCGAAACAACCTTTTCACCACTCATAGTACCTCTCGGAATATTGCTTTCAGTCCGTAGATCTTCTCTGATAAATAAGATTCAGACCGCTTTGATATACTTTCCAATTTTTTCTATCTCGGTTTTGATAACATATAGGTTGCAAAACGAATATTTGAGGATGAGTATTTTAACAGCTCTGGTTCTAATCTGTCAGATATTCCTGGACAAAAAATTATCAATAATTACAGAAAGAATGCTTTACTCAATAACGCTTATCATAGTAAGCTCAGTTTTGGAGATTGCTGGGAATTTGCAAACAACTGTTCCGGCAATAGCCATCTATCCGGCTCTGTTTCTCATTTATTTGAGATTCTTGCAAATCCATTCAACAATGGATCAACAGAAAATTGAGCATCAAAAGCTCAGTAATTTTAGATCAAAACTCGCTACGATTATCAATCTAACTATGTCGGTTAACCAAAAAAGCACAATTGAACAGAGCTTATTTGAGCTTGCCAGCGCAATAAGTCATATTACTGGTTACAGATATGTATTGATAAACATATTGAACAGAGAAACCGGCTTCATAATGAGGATAGCCCATTATGGTTTGAATCAAAAAGAATTCGACAGACTTAAATCCAATCCACCAACAGTTGAATATATCTCAAAATTCATGCAGCAAAGATTCAAGGTGAGTAACTCTTACTTCATTCCTGAAGGAGCGCTTGATTTACCGGCAGAGTATGTGGCAGTACTCATTGATTCAAACGAATTTGAAAAACCAGACGCATGGAGACCACAGGATATGTTGATAATTCCCATATACAATCCTCACGGTGAGATTGTTGGCTACATATCTGTCGACGCTCCCGAACATGGGAGAAGACCTTCAGTAGAAGATATTCAAGTAATGGAATTGATCGCAAATCAAGCTTATAGACTACTTGAGAGATCAGAAGTTTATCAAAATATTGTGGTCAGGCGGTCTTACGATCCTCATACACTTTTGTTGAGCCATTCGGCGTTCCTTGGTTTACTCGAAACCGAAGCGAAAAATGGTGAAAACTTCGCCGTTGCAATTCTGGATATAGATGATCTAACAAAAATAAATATTCAACATGGCCATGAAACAGGAGATAGAATTATTGAAAAAATCGCTGACGTATTGAGAATGAGAGTGAGAAAATCAGATTTTGTCGCTCGTTATGGAGGTGGAGAATTCGCTATTTTACTCCGAAATGTTTCGAAATCTAAGTCACTCGAAATAATTGATAGAATACTCGACGAAATAAGACACATAGAGGATGCTATTAAAGTCACGGTAAGTGCAGGAATAGGAATTTTCCCTGAACACGGAAATAATTACCTCGAGGTAATCAACCACGCACTGAAAGCCCTTGAAGTTGCTAAGAAATCGGGAAAGGATCGGTTTATGGTACTCTAA
- a CDS encoding Gfo/Idh/MocA family protein, with protein MKLRMGLIGCGRIASKHLEAVVQNSDIVQISAVCDVVPERAQKASLEIKDKLGYKPEIYIRYEELLQRDDINFVAIATPSGTHYQISVDALEMGKHVLVEKPMALSTDHMQHMVDLSKKKGLKIGVCFQNRFNPPVQELRRKIESGSFGKIFYGTINVRWNRKEEYYKQASWRGTWEQDGGALMNQSIHGIDLLQWMLGGKPKRVVGIIKNLNHPYIEAEDLGIGIVEFESGAVGIVEGTSNIYDRNLEEILSIFGERGTVKIGGVAVNRILSWRFVNEENHPYMNLPDPDTVYGSGHVSLYRDFCEALLYNREPYISGEEGKKAVEIVLALYKSFVDGKWVSLPVDFSTEKMKG; from the coding sequence TTGAAATTGAGAATGGGATTGATTGGATGCGGAAGAATCGCTTCAAAACACCTTGAAGCTGTTGTTCAAAACTCAGATATTGTTCAGATTTCGGCAGTCTGTGATGTTGTTCCTGAGAGGGCACAGAAAGCTTCACTTGAAATCAAAGACAAACTCGGGTACAAGCCAGAAATTTATATAAGATATGAAGAATTGCTCCAAAGGGACGATATAAATTTTGTAGCGATAGCAACGCCAAGTGGAACACATTATCAAATATCTGTCGATGCTCTTGAAATGGGAAAACATGTCCTTGTTGAAAAACCTATGGCTTTGAGTACAGATCATATGCAACATATGGTAGACCTTTCAAAGAAAAAAGGATTGAAGATTGGTGTGTGTTTTCAAAATAGATTTAATCCACCAGTTCAGGAATTAAGAAGAAAAATAGAATCAGGGTCATTTGGAAAAATCTTTTATGGAACCATAAATGTTCGCTGGAACAGAAAAGAAGAATATTATAAACAAGCGTCATGGAGAGGAACATGGGAACAAGATGGTGGCGCTTTGATGAATCAAAGTATTCATGGAATAGATCTGCTGCAATGGATGCTTGGAGGAAAGCCGAAAAGAGTTGTGGGGATTATAAAAAATTTGAATCACCCATATATAGAGGCTGAAGACCTCGGAATAGGCATAGTGGAATTTGAATCCGGAGCGGTAGGGATTGTAGAAGGGACTTCAAACATATATGACAGAAACCTGGAAGAAATCCTCAGTATTTTTGGAGAAAGAGGTACTGTGAAAATAGGCGGCGTGGCTGTAAATCGAATCTTGAGCTGGAGATTCGTGAATGAAGAAAACCATCCCTACATGAATCTACCGGATCCAGATACAGTTTATGGAAGCGGCCATGTTTCTCTCTATAGAGATTTTTGTGAAGCTCTGCTCTATAATCGCGAACCTTACATATCCGGAGAGGAAGGCAAAAAGGCTGTCGAGATAGTGCTGGCTCTCTATAAATCTTTTGTTGATGGAAAATGGGTGAGTTTACCTGTAGATTTCTCTACTGAAAAAATGAAAGGGTGA
- the wecB gene encoding non-hydrolyzing UDP-N-acetylglucosamine 2-epimerase — MKFCFVFGTRPEVIKIAPVYLYFKKTGEKVLSVATAQHREMMDMMVDVFKMQPDYDLNIMSHNQSLNRIVALIMEKLEPIFIKEKPDIVFVQGDTTTAFTSALCAFHLSIPVAHIEAGLRSGNLFDPFPEELNRKLIDVTSSYMFAPTKRAMQNLLSEGIEKKRIFVVGNTVVDALQLIKRKLDLTSLRKDIVNFDKYILLTLHRRENIGERMRSILRAVASFAKENKIEVIFPVHKNPKVREIVNQEVGSCENFRLIEPVDYFHFLSLLDGAKFVVTDSGGIQEEAPSFGKFVVVTRETTERPELIESNMGILAGTCYEKVYAALAKANGITLNDIANPFGDGKASQRIHKIVRGDKP, encoded by the coding sequence ATGAAGTTTTGCTTTGTGTTTGGAACAAGACCTGAGGTTATAAAAATCGCGCCTGTCTATCTGTATTTTAAAAAAACCGGAGAAAAGGTCCTCAGCGTAGCAACAGCACAGCACCGTGAAATGATGGATATGATGGTAGATGTTTTTAAGATGCAACCTGATTATGATCTGAATATTATGAGTCATAATCAATCTTTAAACAGAATCGTTGCACTCATTATGGAAAAACTGGAACCAATTTTCATAAAAGAAAAACCAGATATTGTTTTTGTTCAGGGAGATACTACTACTGCTTTTACTTCAGCTTTGTGTGCTTTCCACCTTTCGATTCCAGTGGCTCACATAGAAGCAGGTTTGAGAAGTGGAAATTTGTTTGACCCATTTCCAGAAGAGTTGAATAGAAAATTAATAGATGTCACCAGTTCTTATATGTTTGCCCCAACAAAAAGAGCTATGCAGAATTTACTGAGCGAAGGCATCGAGAAAAAAAGAATTTTTGTTGTTGGAAACACAGTTGTCGATGCTTTGCAATTAATCAAAAGAAAACTTGATCTGACTTCACTCAGAAAAGATATAGTGAATTTCGATAAATACATACTTCTAACTTTGCACAGAAGAGAGAATATTGGTGAAAGAATGAGATCGATACTCAGAGCTGTGGCGTCTTTTGCTAAGGAGAATAAAATAGAGGTGATTTTCCCTGTTCACAAAAACCCGAAAGTCAGAGAAATAGTTAATCAGGAAGTGGGAAGTTGTGAAAATTTTCGATTAATTGAGCCGGTAGATTATTTTCATTTTCTATCGCTTTTAGATGGCGCAAAATTCGTTGTGACAGATTCTGGCGGGATTCAGGAAGAAGCGCCTTCTTTCGGAAAATTTGTGGTGGTTACGAGGGAAACCACCGAAAGACCGGAGCTGATAGAATCAAATATGGGAATACTGGCAGGAACCTGTTATGAAAAAGTCTATGCGGCCCTTGCGAAGGCAAATGGAATAACTCTGAATGATATAGCCAATCCATTTGGAGATGGAAAGGCATCGCAGAGAATACACAAAATAGTCAGGGGTGATAAACCTTGA
- the moaA gene encoding GTP 3',8-cyclase MoaA, with the protein MQDFYERNIDYLRLSITDRCNHRCFYCTCNNLFLKEENLMTYDEVNLISQFFYELGIKCIRITGGEPLLRNDVVRIVKALSSRFTVSMTTNGSKLSQLAKDLKDAGLHSLNISLNSLKQETFYKITHARLKPVLVGIDRAIEEKMNVKLNVVVNHMNFDELPDLVKYAFSRRIPIRFIEMMPIGKQNTGVVFEKQILEKLSELNLSPVDIKLGFGPARYFVTKDGNYIGVISALSKAFCNTCNKLRVSCDGKLYPCLGSDFFIDLLAAVRKKIPESEILNMIIKSVEKKPFSHNMIVSQVKNKMNRLGG; encoded by the coding sequence ATGCAGGATTTTTACGAACGCAATATAGATTATCTCAGATTATCCATTACAGACAGGTGCAATCACAGATGTTTCTACTGTACATGCAATAATTTGTTTTTGAAAGAAGAAAATTTGATGACATATGACGAAGTGAATTTAATCAGCCAATTTTTTTATGAACTCGGGATAAAATGTATCCGTATAACAGGCGGGGAACCTCTTCTGAGAAACGACGTTGTTAGAATAGTGAAAGCGCTTTCAAGCCGATTTACTGTGTCAATGACAACAAACGGCAGCAAACTCAGTCAGCTTGCAAAAGATTTGAAAGACGCCGGATTGCATTCTCTCAATATTAGCTTGAACAGTTTGAAACAGGAAACATTTTACAAAATAACTCACGCCAGATTAAAACCAGTCCTTGTCGGTATTGACAGAGCGATCGAGGAGAAAATGAATGTAAAATTGAACGTTGTTGTAAATCATATGAATTTTGATGAATTGCCAGATCTTGTCAAATATGCTTTTTCAAGAAGGATACCAATAAGGTTTATTGAGATGATGCCGATTGGAAAGCAAAACACGGGAGTAGTTTTTGAAAAGCAAATTTTAGAAAAATTGTCCGAATTAAACCTTTCACCTGTAGATATTAAACTTGGTTTTGGGCCAGCAAGATATTTCGTAACGAAAGATGGGAATTATATCGGCGTGATATCTGCTCTGAGCAAAGCTTTTTGCAATACGTGCAACAAATTGAGAGTTTCCTGTGATGGAAAACTCTATCCTTGTCTGGGATCTGACTTTTTTATTGATTTACTGGCGGCAGTACGAAAAAAAATTCCTGAAAGTGAGATATTAAACATGATTATTAAATCAGTTGAGAAAAAACCTTTTTCCCACAACATGATTGTCTCGCAGGTCAAAAACAAAATGAACAGGCTTGGTGGCTGA
- a CDS encoding metal-dependent transcriptional regulator gives MELTQSLEDYLEAIYVLSAKKKIVRVTDLMDYFSYKVSSVNKAINKLIKTGYVEHEKYGYIELTEKGLQAAKEIYQKHKNIAAFFSEILGVRSDIAARDSCEMEHFISTETYQRLLDFVDFLKFQHPECLQEWKKSKKHEFRRSEQIMKLSDLSAGQQGRVVRIEGPSIVKQRLVTMGIVTGEIVRVERIAPLGDPVEVLVKGYNLSLRKDEAKMIYVEEV, from the coding sequence GTGGAACTAACACAAAGTTTAGAAGATTATCTTGAAGCAATTTACGTGCTCTCAGCAAAGAAAAAAATTGTCAGAGTAACAGATCTTATGGATTATTTCAGTTACAAAGTTTCTTCGGTAAATAAGGCTATCAATAAATTGATTAAAACTGGTTATGTTGAGCATGAGAAGTACGGATACATTGAACTCACAGAAAAAGGTTTACAGGCTGCTAAGGAAATCTATCAAAAACACAAAAACATTGCTGCTTTTTTCTCGGAGATTCTTGGTGTGAGGTCTGATATTGCAGCAAGGGACAGCTGTGAGATGGAGCATTTTATAAGCACAGAAACTTACCAGAGGCTTTTAGACTTTGTTGATTTTCTGAAATTTCAACATCCTGAATGCTTGCAAGAATGGAAAAAATCGAAAAAGCATGAATTTAGAAGGAGTGAACAAATCATGAAGTTGTCAGATTTAAGTGCTGGACAACAGGGTCGTGTTGTAAGAATTGAGGGACCGTCGATCGTGAAGCAAAGACTTGTGACCATGGGAATTGTCACCGGTGAGATTGTGAGAGTGGAGAGAATAGCACCTCTTGGAGATCCAGTAGAGGTACTCGTTAAAGGGTACAATCTGTCTCTAAGGAAAGATGAAGCGAAAATGATCTATGTTGAGGAGGTATAA
- a CDS encoding FeoA family protein, whose product MFPLYMAKPSETVQVICIEGGRGIRKKLMDVGIVPKVTVRVISSGERYPTIVEKDGMRLILGYGASKKIYVSPISGGE is encoded by the coding sequence ATGTTCCCCCTGTATATGGCAAAACCTTCTGAAACTGTTCAGGTCATTTGCATTGAGGGGGGTAGGGGTATTAGAAAAAAACTCATGGATGTTGGCATTGTTCCAAAAGTAACTGTTAGAGTTATTTCCTCCGGAGAGAGATATCCAACTATTGTTGAAAAAGACGGTATGCGTCTAATTCTTGGGTATGGTGCGTCAAAAAAGATTTATGTTTCACCGATTTCAGGAGGTGAATGA